From a single Brassica rapa cultivar Chiifu-401-42 chromosome A01, CAAS_Brap_v3.01, whole genome shotgun sequence genomic region:
- the LOC103836099 gene encoding squalene synthase 1 — MGSLGTLLRYPDDIYPLLKMKRAIERAEKQIPPEPHWGFCYSMLHKVSRSFSLVIQQLRPELRNAVCVFYLVLRALDTVEDDTSIPTDEKLPILIAFHRHIYNTDWHYSCGTKEYKVLMDQFHHVSAAFLELDKGYQEAIEEITKRMGAGMAKFICQEVETVDDYDEYCHYVAGLVGLGLSKLFLASGSEVLTPDWDHISNSMGLFLQKTNIIRDYLEDINEIPKSRMFWPRKIWGKYADKLEDLKYEENSTKAVNCLNEMVTNALTHIEDCLKYMAALRDPSIFRFCAIPQIMAIGTLALCYNNVQLFRGVVKLRRGLTAKVIDRTKTMADVYGAFYDFSCMLKTKVDKNDPNASNTLNRLEAVEKVCKDTGVLQKRKSYVNDEGQSNVYIVMLVILLAIVFAYLRAN; from the exons ATGGGGAGCTTGGGGACGTTACTGAGGTATCCGGATGATATATACCCTCTCCTGAAGATGAAGCGAGCGATCGAGAGAGCGGAGAAGCAGATCCCGCCTGAGCCACACTGGGGTTTCTGCTACTCAATGCTCCACAAGGTTTCTCGTAGCTTCTCGCTCGTTATCCAGCAGCTACGTCCCGAGCTTCGTAACGCT gtGTGTGTATTCTACTTGGTTCTTCGAGCTCTTGATACTGTCG AGGATGACACAAGCATACCAACTGATGAAAAGCTGCCCATCCTGATTGCTTTCCACCGTCACATATACAATACTGACTGGCACTATTCAT gtGGTACGAAGGAGTACAAGGTTTTGATGGACCAATTTCACCATGTTTCTGCAGCATTTTTGGAACTTGACAAAGG GTATCAAGAGGCTATCGAGGAAATAACCAAAAGAATGGGTGCAGGAATGGCCAAGTTTATCTGCCAGGAG GTAGAAACTGTTGATGACTACGATGAGTACTGCCACTATGTTGCTGGGCTTGTGGGTTTAGGTCTGTCTAAACTCTTTCTCGCTTCAGGATCAGAAGTTCTGACTCCAGATTGGGATCATATTTCCAATTCAATGGGTTTGTTTCTTCAG AAAACAAACATTATTAGAGATTATCTTGAGGACATTAATGAGATACCAAAGTCTCGCATGTTCTGGCCTCGTAAGATTTGGGGCAAATATGCTGACAAGCTAGAG GACTTAAAATATGAGGAGAACTCAACGAAAGCAGTGAACTGCTTGAATGAAATGGTCACCAATGCGTTGACGCATATTGAAGATTGTTTGAAGTACATGGCTGCGTTGCGTGATCCTTCTATATTTCGGTTCTGTGCTATCCCTCAG ATCATGGCGATTGGAACACTTGCACTATGCTATAACAATGTACAATTATTTAGAGGAGTCGTGAAGCTGAGGCGAG GTCTAACTGCTAAAGTCATTGATCGCACAAAGACAATGGCTGATGTCTATGGTGCTTTCTATGATTTTTCTTGCATGCTAAAAACAAAG GTCGACAAGAACGATCCAAATGCCAGTAACACGCTAAACCGACTTGAAGCCGTGGAGAAAGTCTGCAAAGACACTGGAGTCCTTCAAAAGAG AAAATCTTATGTTAATGACGAAGGACAATCCAATGTCTAT